In Candidatus Anoxymicrobium japonicum, the DNA window TACGCCTCCCCGTTGTAGTTGACAATCACGACCGCGACGCGGTCTGCTTTCTCCATCACTACCCTGCTTTCTTCTGTGTCAACATGAATGAGACACCTGCTCCCCAATAGTTTACTGTACAACTGAGCAAGTTGAGGGCGGGAAGAAGGCCTCCCGTTGAACCGCGTCTCTAAAGGCGCGATTTCGTTTGGCCACAAGGCGGTCCGAGATGACGCCCACATCCGATCTCTCCCTTTCAGCGGAATAGCCGGCTTGCTGGCGCTGTCCCATTGGGATAATGTGTCATATACAACAGTCAGAGTCAGGGAGGCTCACGTGAAGATCAACAAAGTCAGCGTCATAGTGCCCACATACAACGAAGAAGAGGCCATCGCCGGCGACCTCGAGGTCATCCTCGAGACCATGGAGGCTTCGCGGTGGGAGTATGAAGTCATTGTAGTCAACGACGGCTCGACCGACAGAACCGCCGAGGTTGTCAGGGGTTTCGAGAACGTGAAGCTTCTCGAGCACAGGGAGAACCGTGGCGGCGGGTTCGCGCGCAATACCGGTATAAAGGCCGCCACGGGAGATGTGGTCATGGTCACAGATGGTGACGGCACCTACCCGAACCAGGACATGCCGAAGCTCCTCGAGATTATGGAAAACGAAAACCTCGACATGGTGGTGGGAGCGCGCACCAAAGAGTCGGGGACGATGCGCTTCCTGCGGATGCGCGCGAAGTGGTTCATTCGCAAGCTTGCCGAAAAGCTTTCCGGCTTCAGCATCCCTGACCTCAACTCGGGCCTGCGTGCGATGAAAAAGGACGTGTTCATGCCGTTCATGGACATCCTGCCGTGGGGGCACTCCTGGGTTTCGACGATCACGCTCGCGATGTTGTCCTCCGGTTACAACGTTGACTTTGTGGACATCGACTATTTCCCGAGGAAGGGCGCCAGCACTTTTCATCCGATCAAGGATACTTACAGCTACATCACCCTGGTGATCCGCACGGTGACGTGGTTCAATCCTCTCAAGGTGTTCTTCCCACTGGCGCTCCTCACCATAGCGACCGGTATTGTCAAACTGATAGCAGACTCCATAATCCACAACTATTTCCGCGTGACTGGCGTCACCATCATCGTGCTACTGGTGGGCATACAACTGGTGGCGCTCGGCCTGCTCGCCGATCTTGTTGTGCAACGCGTTAGACGACCGTGACGAAAGCACGTTAATGTCAGCGTCATCTCTCGAGAAACGAATAGCGGATCGCACCGCTGTGGTTGGCGTTGTCGGGTTGGGATACGTCGGGATCCCGCTCGCGAGCCGCGTCATGGAGTCCGGTTATCCGTTGAGGGGCATCGACAAGTACGCAGGCGGCGAACGCCTGGAGGAGCTCGGCGAGCTTGGCATAGAAGCATCTAATGATTTTGACGTGCTGCGCGACTGTGACATCGTTTTGATTTGCGTGCCAACCCCGCTCGCGGAAGGGCAACTGCCCGACACTTCCTTTATATCTGATGCGACGGTTGACATTTGCGCGAATCTCGCGCGCGACGCCGGTCCTCGGCTGGTTGTTTTAGAAAGCACGTCTTACCCGGGCACGACAAGAGAGATAATGCTCCCGATTTTCGAGGACAATGGCTTCCAATTAGGTGAGGATCTCTTGCTGGCGTTTGCGCCCGAGCGCGTCGATCCGGGCACGTGCCCGTTGCCTTACAGGGAAATCCCTCGCGTTGTAGGCAGCCTCGACGAAGCATCAGGTCGTGTGGCGCATGCTTTCTACAGCACGATTGTCGATGAGGTCGCGCTTGTCTCCACGCCTGAGGTCGCCGAGACGGCAAAGCTGCTCGAGAATATCTTCCGCGCCGTGAACATCGCGCTCGTCAATGAGATGGCCCTGCTTTGCCGGCGCATGGACATTGACATCTGGGAGGTTGTCGAGGCCGCGTCGACCAAGCCGTTCGGGTTCATGTCCTTCAAGCCGGGCCCCGGCCTTGGCGGCCACTGTATCCCGGTCGATCCGTTCTACCTCGCTTGGAAGGCGAAGAAATATGATTTCTACCCGGAGTTCATCGAGCTCGCCGGAAAGGTCAACAGGGCTATGCCGTTCCACGTGGTGGAGTGGGTGTCGGAGGTTTTGAACGATGCCGGCAAGAGCATTAAATCTTCACGTGTGCTGGTGGTGGGTGTCGCGTACAAGGAGAAAGTCGCTGACACACGCGAGTCCCCCGCGCTCAAGATTATGGAGCTCCTGGCGGAACGTGGTGGCGACGTGATTTACCACGACCCGTTCGTGGGCGTCGTCGAGGTGGGCGGGAAAGAGTACGCTTCGACGCCACTGAACCACGATGCGCTTGCTAGCTGCGACTGTGTCCTCATTGTCACCGCGCACCCAAACATCGACCTCGACCTCATCGCGTCATCGGGGGTACCGGTTGTTGACACGCGGAACGCCCTGGGGCGAGGAGGCAAGTGAGGAGCGCTACGGCGCCGAGATCCTGTTGAGCTCATCCGCGATATTCGAAACCATGTTTAAGCTGCTGTACCTGGAGATTTTCTCGACGTCGCCATTGTACGCAAGCGTGCCCGTACGCTCGAACTCATCAAGCCAGTTCCCGAGGATGCCCGTGACGTCATCTGTGTTCCTGGCGATCACGCCGACGCGAGTGCTCTTCATGAACTCGTTTGACTTTTTGCCGGGAGTGGGCATCAGGGCGAGCACCGGGCGGCGCGCGCCAAGGTACTCAAGCAGCTTACCAGATTGATATCTCTCGCCTCCCGGTTCCCACTGGATGTAAAAGAGAGCGCTCGCGCCTTTTTGCCGGGCGATCGATTCTTTGTGAGGGACGAGCCCGAGCACGTTGACGTTGGATTCGACTCCTTGCTTGCGCGCGAGCTCGAGGAGAAGTTTCCCGTCGATGCCCGCGTAGTCGAACTGCATCATCGAGATGTCTCTGCCAGCGTCACGCAGCCGGCGCAGCGCCTCGAGCAGCGGCCGGGGATCGCGGCTGGGGTAATTGAATCTTCCGGCAAAGAGGATGTTGAGCTTCAACCTGTCGCTCTCGATCGCCGCGACGCTGTTGAAATCATCTTCGTCGAACCCGTTGGGCTGCAGAACGGCATGTCCCTGTGGCGCCGTGACGCCAAGTTGGTCGATGATGCCGTCTGCCACCGCGATAATGCCATCGGCGCGCCCGAGCGTCAGCCGTTCGAGCTTCTTGTCCAAAGTGGCTGGAACGCGCCCGCGCGATTCATTTATTTTGTTTGTCCATGGGTCTCGCATGTCGGCGAGCCATGGCGTGCCGAAGCGCTTCTTGACCGCGGCTGCGATGAGGTGTGTCGTTTCGGGAGGAGAAGAACTGTAGACGGCCGAGGGCTTGAATCGCTCGCAGAGCTTGAACGCTTGCTTGCGCCCGAATGGGTACCAATCGATCATTCTGTCAGGGATGCCAATCCACTGGCTCATGATATCGCTCGCTCGCGCCTTGAGACTGTCCGAGAACACGGCGTTTTCCAGTACTGTCAATTGAGACGAGTGCTGCTCGATCGACATGCCCATCGTTTTCTTGAGCCGGAACGCGAGGTCGGGATTGGCGGTTCGGAATACGGTGACACCCGCCAGATCACCGTCAGCTTCATCGCACGCTATGACCGCGAGCGTGTTTTTCGAGACCGTGAGGACGATCGGCGCCCATCCCAACGATGGCAAGTACTTCGCGATTTTTAGCGTCCTCAGGCTTCCGATGCCTCCGATCGGCGGATAGTAGTAGATGATCATGAGGAGTTTCTTGCCGGAGATCATAGTCTCTCTCCAAGTATGTCCAGTATCCTCTCGCTGGCGTGCCCGTCCCATTGATGCGGGATCCGCCCTTGCCTGCCGCCCCCGTCGATAACGTCCACTGCAGTTTGCAGCAGCAACGCGCAATCCTCGGTGACTATAAGGTTCGTTCCGAACTCGACGGTCACAAGGAGCTCCGTTTCGTGACGAAGCGTCAGGCATGGCACGCCCAGAAAGGTAGTTTCTCCCTGGATGCCGCCAGAATCAGTGATGACCAGGCGCGCGCTGGACATAAGGGCGAGAGAATCGATGTAGCCGACAGGGTCGATCGACTTTATTTTGTCGCATGCGATGACGTCCTCGCACCTTGCGCTCTTTATGTTCTTCAAGGTGCGGGGATGGATGGCAAACACAACTTTCAGGCTTTCCGAGACGCCGCGAAGCATCACCAGGATATCGCGCAACCTGCCGGGCTCGTCGA includes these proteins:
- a CDS encoding glycosyl transferase family 2, encoding MNRVSKGAISFGHKAVRDDAHIRSLPFSGIAGLLALSHWDNVSYTTVRVREAHVKINKVSVIVPTYNEEEAIAGDLEVILETMEASRWEYEVIVVNDGSTDRTAEVVRGFENVKLLEHRENRGGGFARNTGIKAATGDVVMVTDGDGTYPNQDMPKLLEIMENENLDMVVGARTKESGTMRFLRMRAKWFIRKLAEKLSGFSIPDLNSGLRAMKKDVFMPFMDILPWGHSWVSTITLAMLSSGYNVDFVDIDYFPRKGASTFHPIKDTYSYITLVIRTVTWFNPLKVFFPLALLTIATGIVKLIADSIIHNYFRVTGVTIIVLLVGIQLVALGLLADLVVQRVRRP